The window GAGATCTGTTTTTGCACCATTGGCGATGCCTCTACCTCGGAAGGCCATTTCTGGGAAACCGTCAATGCGGCCGGTGTACTGCAGGTGCCCCTGGCTGTATTTGTATGGGATGACGGATATGGTATTTCAGTGCCTAAAAAATACCAAACTACCAAAGGCTCTATTTCTGAAGCCCTCCGGGGAATGCAGAAAAAAGACCATACCAATGGTTTTGATATCTATAAGCTGAAGGCATGGGACTATGCCGGTATGTGTGAAATACTGGAAACAGCTATCCAGAAAATACGCACCACCCATATTCCTGCCTTATTCCATGTGGAAGAAGTAACACAGCCGCAGGGACATTCCACCTCTGGTAGCCATGAACGCTATAAGAGCCCGGAGCAACTGGAATGGGAACGGGAATGGGACGGCAACAAAAAAATGCGCGAATGGATACTGGAAAATGAACTGGCCAGTGAAGATGAATTGCACGATATAGAGATAGAAAGTAAAGAACTGGTGCGCGATAGTAAGAATCATGCCTGGGAAAAATACATAACGCCCATCAAACAGCAGGTGGCGCATTGTGTGGAATTATTCGATGCCCTGATCATGCAGGGAGTGGATGTGCATGGCGATATTGAAAAAGCAAAACGGGAACTGGCATCCAACCGGGAACCGGCGCGGAAAGATATACTGCAAACCCTGCACAAGGTAATGGATGCTGCCGGCGATTCTTTAATGGCCGGTGAAGTAAAAGCTTTGTATGCTTTGCTTAAGCAGGATGGCTATCACTCTTACAGCACTTACCTGTATGACGAAAGTCCGAAGAGCCCGCTGAAAATAAAACCGGTGGTTGTTGAATATGCACAGGAAGCGCCCCTGATCAATGGTTATGAAATACTGAACAAGTACTTTGATGCGCTCTTCAACAGCAATCCCAAAGTACTGGCATTTGGAGAAGATGTAGGGAAGATCGGGGATGTGAACCAGGGCTTTGCCGGCCTGCAGGCCAAATACGGAGAGCACCGCATCTTTGATACTGCTATCCGGGAGCTTACCATTATGGGGCAGGGCATTGGCCTGGCTATGCGCGGGCTGCGTCCTATTGCCGAAATACAATACCTCGATTACTTACTATACGGTCTGCAACCGCTGAGCGATGATGCGGCCAGTCTGCACTGGCGTACCAGAGGCCGCCAGAGCTGCCCTCTCATCGTACGTACGCGCGGCCATCGCCTGGAAGGTATCTGGCACAGCGGATCGCCCATGGGCATGATGATCCATTCCCTGCGGGGTATGCACATCTGCGTGCCACGCAACATGGTGCAGGCAGCCGGTATGTACAATACCCTGCTGGCAGGAAATGATCCGGCCATTGTGGTAGAGTCGCTCAATGGTTACCGCCTCAAGGAAAAGCTGCCTTCCAACTTACTCGATTACCGCGTACCATTAGGCGTACCTGAAATAGTGCGGGAAGGAACAGACATTACTGTTGTATCTTATGGCTCTACCCTGCGTATTGTGCAGGAGGCGGCGGTGGTGCTGGAGAAATCCGGTATCAGTTGCGAAGTGGTGGATGTACAAACCCTGTTGCCTTTCGATATTGGCCATCATATCCTGGCTTCCCTGAAGAAAACCAACCGCATACTGTTTGTAGATGAAGATGTGCCGGGTGGCGCCTGCGGCTATATGTACAATGAAGTCATGGAAAAGCAGGGTGGCTATCGCTGGCTCGATGTATCGCCCCGTACCATTACAGCTAAAGCGCATCGTCCCAGTTATGGCAGTGATGGCGATTACTTCAGCAAGCCCAACCTCGAAGAAATTATTGATGTGATCAGGGAGATGGTCGCAGAATAAAAGTAGCTGGTTACTGGTTACCAGAAACTAGCAACCAGTAACCTTGCAATGTGTAACCTTCAATGGATACCAGTTTCCTTTTTATTATTGACATCCTCGGAACAGTAGCCTTCGCGGCCTCCGGTGCTTTTTCTGCTAT of the Paraflavitalea devenefica genome contains:
- a CDS encoding alpha-ketoacid dehydrogenase subunit alpha/beta → MENTIHNPLLTSEKLSFDKFREEVLRDYRMACESREASLMGRKEVLTGKAKFGIFGDGKEVAQIAVSKFFKPGDFLSGYYRDQTLAFATGQATLEEFFSQLYADPDTANDPHSAGRQMNSHFATPNVDSNGNWLDLVNRKNIAAGMAPTAAQMPRSLGFALASTLFRHSPALQDMHELSDNGNEICFCTIGDASTSEGHFWETVNAAGVLQVPLAVFVWDDGYGISVPKKYQTTKGSISEALRGMQKKDHTNGFDIYKLKAWDYAGMCEILETAIQKIRTTHIPALFHVEEVTQPQGHSTSGSHERYKSPEQLEWEREWDGNKKMREWILENELASEDELHDIEIESKELVRDSKNHAWEKYITPIKQQVAHCVELFDALIMQGVDVHGDIEKAKRELASNREPARKDILQTLHKVMDAAGDSLMAGEVKALYALLKQDGYHSYSTYLYDESPKSPLKIKPVVVEYAQEAPLINGYEILNKYFDALFNSNPKVLAFGEDVGKIGDVNQGFAGLQAKYGEHRIFDTAIRELTIMGQGIGLAMRGLRPIAEIQYLDYLLYGLQPLSDDAASLHWRTRGRQSCPLIVRTRGHRLEGIWHSGSPMGMMIHSLRGMHICVPRNMVQAAGMYNTLLAGNDPAIVVESLNGYRLKEKLPSNLLDYRVPLGVPEIVREGTDITVVSYGSTLRIVQEAAVVLEKSGISCEVVDVQTLLPFDIGHHILASLKKTNRILFVDEDVPGGACGYMYNEVMEKQGGYRWLDVSPRTITAKAHRPSYGSDGDYFSKPNLEEIIDVIREMVAE